From the Solea senegalensis isolate Sse05_10M linkage group LG16, IFAPA_SoseM_1, whole genome shotgun sequence genome, one window contains:
- the zc2hc1c gene encoding zinc finger C2HC domain-containing protein 1C, which translates to MSTRRGRSLQSERDTEGQRQDSVYSKAQSGAGRKADGDDCPFPNKPVSHRSSFSSRTHNSLDRIDFENNSPTKQPVKETTGYQHRKKDLHRLPSEELQLAKAIHEKQLKLQEKLWRVEEKIKHKIQSNRAEAAAGHDEMKRGRGQPEWRQAQERKQVDVKQLSWKHDQQNEERMMNTYGEDGAGGKRGETEGAESSQSKGKSTQHKVSGELNKSRWESVKERSRRNWEEKDYDVYGEEDVRSQHGRAAQNKGYEGWTREEKYWERTYDEHEDVRQIGEKKNVDGLETENHRDAEHKTSRESSLPPDFSPSHSGRRQEEEEEELGSMDSTGANFQLFPCRMCNRMFARERLEKHAQICKKVKQSHRQVFNSYAHRTKGSALEEFLKTHTRSKTPEVLQKKNCRQNDQKAKTKTVQHGRLPAGTSQSKRSK; encoded by the exons ATGAGTACAAGGAGAGGAAGGAGTcttcagagtgagagagacactgaAGGACAAAGACAAGACAGTGTCTATTCTAAAGCACAAAGTGGGGCTGGAAGGAAAGCAGATGGAGATGACTGTCCCTTTCCAAATAAGCCTGTTAGCCACAGAAGTTCCTTCAGCTCCAGGACACACAATTCACTTGATCGGATTGATTTTGAAAACAATTCTCCTACAAAACAACCCGTTAAAGAAACCACGGGATACCAGCATCGAAAAAAAGACCTACACAGACTGCCCAGTGAAGAACTGCAGCTGGCCAAAGCAATTCATGAAAAACAGCTAAAGCTACAGGAGAAGCTGTGGAGGgttgaagagaaaataaaacacaagatcCAGAGCAACcgtgctgaagctgctgcaggcCATGATGAAATGAAGAGAGGCAGGGGACAACCAGAGTGGCGACAAGCtcaggaaagaaaacaagtggATGTTAAACAACTTAGTTGGAAGCACGATCAGCAGAATGAGGAGAGAATGATGAACACATATGGAGAAGATGGGGCtggagggaagagaggagaaaCGGAAGGTGCTGAGAGTTCACAGTCAAAAGGAAAATCAACTCAGCACAAAGTGAGTGGAGAGCTAAACAAATCAAGATGGGAAAGTGTCAAAGAGCGTTCGAGAAGAAATTGGGAGGAAAAAGATTATGACGTTTATGGAGAAGAAGATGTGAGGTCACAGCACGGAAGGGCAGCACAAAATAAAGGATATGAAGGCTGGACAAGAGAGGAGAAATACTGGGAAAGAACATATGATGAACATGAAGACGTGCGTCAGAttggtgaaaagaaaaatgttgatggaCTGGAAACAGAAAACCATAGAGATGCAGAACATAAGACATCGAGGGAATCTTCTCTCCCACCAGATTTTAGTCCGTCTCATTCAGGCAGacgacaggaggaggaagaggaggagctgggaTCCATGGATAGCACAGGTGCCAACTTCCAGCTTTTCCCTTGCAGAATGTGCAACAGAATGTTTGCTCGGGAAAGGCTGGAAAAACATGCGCAAATCTGTAAAAAGGTGAAACAGTCGCATCGTCAGGTCTTCAACTCTTATGCTCACAGAACCAAAGGATCTGCCTTAGAGGAGTTCCTGAAAACCCACACCAGGAGCAAGACTCCAGAG GTTTTACAGAAAAAGAACTGCAGACAAAATGACCAAAAGGCCAAGACAAAGACTGTGCAGCACGGTCGACTCCCGGCTGGAACTTCACAGTCAAAACGGTCCAAGTGA
- the LOC122782998 gene encoding serine/threonine-protein kinase Nek9 gives MSLEDYERHFDSLNSDLGGGSVVSERSASSTFNGEEEKLHYIPIRILGRGAFGEATLYRRIEDNSLVVWKEVDLNSLSEKERRDVMNEISILSILEHNNIIAYFNHFMDKNSLLIELEYCNGGNLYDKIIQQKGKLFNEQVVIWYLYQIASAVAHIHMAGILHRDIKTLNIFLTKTDLIKLGDYGLAKKLDSEFSMAETCVGTPYYMSPELCQGSKYNFKSDIWAMGCVLYEVLTLTRTFDATNPLNLCVKIVQGNWTMDVNSEVFSSALIKLVYECLDQDPVKRPTAEQVLDHPFISCCRQELEERVALLNTAMKKPKLSTVTETPVAVVTTRSREVYFWGGGKFTPQKLDTFKGGTSAQQVCAGESHFAVVTVEKELYTWADIQGGAKMVGQLGHGDQASYRQPKRLDKLQGKAVRQVACGADFTACITDEDQMYMFGSDYYGCIGVESMLGSEVLEPVLLEFFEERPVRQVSCGDNHVVVLTHGGEIYSWGCGEYGRLGLECEDDFSSPMQVEVPKGATISSVCCGSDGTFFLTESGKVLACGNNEYNKLGLNQGVSGIKNHPGEGYQGIPYITSLTLAKQLSRFTIQVIAPGKTHTAALDGRGRLLTFGCNKYGQLGVKDFKKHPGVQVLVGPFGGKIVTKVSCGDGFTIAATEDNQIFAWGNAGNGRLGMPPDKGFGSEVCPAMPRPIFGSLHHVPDLSCCAWHTIIIMEKVLNSKTIRSNSSGVSIGLGQEASTSTVDLDLEPGSETECRDRGLGGTLEDNTEGCLMETPMMSMTSQTGDSSCPFWLRKELEDAEFIPMPDESELSTPDQLSSISESVTLPYEELKELKAAAAAVSTKKDLPTKRMSHDSINGLEGAHVCKKGESGGCCSASSEITQLRETVAHQEMRIQMLEKQVSDQLKENERLWAAMNCSVLREAGRDNGNHHSGPMPGDVGGRGGGFSNHGSRSAGASV, from the exons ATGTCATTAGAGGACTACGAAAGACATTTCGACTCGCTGAATTCAGATTTGGGTGGCGGGTCTGTGGTCAGTGAACGGTCGGCGTCGAGCACTTTTAACGGCGAGGAGGAGAAGTTGCATTACATTCCTATCCGGATCCTCGGCAGAGGGGCGTTTGGTGAAGCGACTCTGTACAGGCGGATAGAG GACAACTCTCTTGTGGTATGGAAGGAAGTGGACCTGAACTCGCTCTCAGAAAAGGAGCGCCGCGATGTCATGAATGAAATTAGCATCCTCTCCATCCTGGAGCACAACAACATCATAGCCTACTTTAACCACTTCATGGATAAAAACTCCCTGCTTATTGAGCTGGAGTATTGCAATG GAGGGAATCTGTATGATAAAATCATCCAACAGAAGGGAAAACTTTTCAATGAACAG GTGGTTATATGGTACCTGTACCAAATTGCCTCAGCGGTGGCCCACATTCACATGGCTGGGATATTACACAG AGATATTAAAACTCTGAATATTTTCCTGACAAAGACTGACCTCATTAAGCTGGGTGACTATGGCCTTGCGAAGAAGCTAGACTCGGAGTTTTCAATGGCAGAGACG TGTGTGGGAACCCCATATTACATGTCACCAGAATTGTGCCAGGGATCAAAGTACAACTTCAAATCTGACATCTGGGCCATGGGTTGTGTACTATACGAAGTCTTAACCCTCACAAGAACATTTGATGCAACG AACCCTTTGAACCTCTGTGTGAAAATAGTCCAGGGCAACTGGACAATGGACGTGAACTCAGAGGTTTTTTCGTCTGCGTTGATCAAGCTGGTGTATGAGTGCCTCGATCAA GATCCTGTAAAGAGGCCCACAGCGGAGCAAGTTCTGGACCATCCGTTCATCTCCTGCTGCCGACA GGAGCTTGAAGAGCGAGTTGCCCTGTTGAATACTGCAATGAAGAAACCAAA GCTGAGTACAGTGACCGAAACCCCTGTTGCTGTGGTAACCACACGCTCGAGGGAGGTGTACTTCTGGGGTGGAGGGAAGTTCACCCCCCAGAAACTAGACACGTTTAAGGGAGGCACCAGTGCCCAACAAGTGTGTGCAGGAGAGAGTCACTTTGCAGTGGTGACTGTGGAAAAGGAGCTGTACACTTGGGCT GACATCCAAGGTGGAGCAAAGATGGTGGGCCAGCTCGGGCATGGAGACCAGGCCTCATACAGGCAGCCAAAGAGGTTGGATAAGCTTCAGGGGAAGGCAGTTCGACAGGTGGCATGTGGGGCTGACTTCACTGCCTGCATCACTG ATGAAGACCAGATGTACATGTTTGGGTCAGACTATTATGGCTGCATTGGAGTGGAGAGCATGCTTGGAAGTGAGGTTTTAGAGCCAGTACTTTTGGAGTTCTTTGAAGAGCGACCGGTCCGCCAGGTTTCGTGTGGAGACAACCATGTGGTGGTGCTGACTCACGGCGGGGAAATCTACTCGTGGGGCTGTGGAGAGTATG GACGTCTTGGCCTGGAATGTGAGGATGACTTCTCTTCTCCAATGCAA GTGGAGGTTCCTAAAGGTGCCACCATCTCATCAGTGTGTTGTGGCAGTGATGGAACCTTCTTTTTGACAGAGAGTGGCAAAGTTCTGGCATGTGGAAACAATGAATACAACAAACTGGGTCTTAACCAGGGAGTCTCTGGTATCAAAAACCACCCTGGAGAG GGTTACCAGGGGATCCCGTACATCACCTCTCTGACCTTGGCAAAGCAACTGTCGCGATTCACGATACAAGTCATAGCCCCAGGGAAGACCCACACTGCTGCACTAGATG GACGTGGTCGTCTCCTCACTTTTGGTTGTAACAAATATGGACAGCTGGGTGTGAAGGACTTTAAGAAGCACCCAGGCGTCCAAGTCCTTGTCGGACCCTTTGGAGGAAAGATAGTAACAAAGGTGTCCTGTGGAGATGGCTTTACCATCGCTGCCACTGAGG ACAATCAGATCTTTGCATGGGGAAATGCGGGAAATGGACGACTCGGGATGCCTCCCGATAAGGGATTTGGTTCAGAGGTTTGCCCTGCCATGCCAAGGCCCATATTTGGTTCCCTCCATCATGTACCAGACCTGTCTTGCTGCGCCTGGCACACAATTATCATCATGG agaAAGTTCTGAACTCCAAGACTATTCGCTCCAACAGCAGTGGTGTATCAATTG gCCTGGGTCAGGAGGCATCCACATCAACAGTGGATCTGGACTTGGAGCCTGGTTCAGAGACAGAGTGTCGTGACAGGGGCCTGGGGGGGACATTGGAGGATAATACAGAGGGTTGCCTCATGGAGACCCCAATGATGTCAATGACAAGTCAGACTGGAGACAGCTCATGCCCCTTCTGGCTGAGAAAG GAGCTCGAGGACGCAGAGTTCATCCCAATGCCAGACGAGTCGGAGCTATCTACTCCTGACCAGCTCTCCTCCATCTCAGAGAGCGTCACGTTACCGTATGAGGAGCTCAAAGAGCTGaaggctgcagcagctgctgtcagcACCAAGAAAGACCTTCCG ACTAAACGAATGAGCCATGATAGCATCAACGGACTGGAGGGGGCTCATGTCTGCAAAAAAGGAGAATCTGGAGGATGCTGCAGTGCTAGTAGCGAGATCACACAG ttacGGGAGACAGTTGCCCATCAGGAGATGAGGATCCAGATGCTGGAGAAGCAG GTCAGCGATCAGCTGAAGGAGAACGAGAGGCTCTGGGCGGCAATGAACTGTTCAGTTCTACGGGAAGCAGGACGTGACAACGGAAACCACCACTCTGGTCCTATGCCTGGGGACGTTgggggaagaggaggtggaTTTTCAAACCACGGGAGCAGATCTGCAGGGGCCAGTGTGTGA
- the acyp1 gene encoding acylphosphatase-1, with the protein MSEEDLVSVDYEIFGRVQGVFFRKYTQAEGRKLGLVGWVQNTRAGSVQGQLQGPRGKVKQMQEWLKSTGSPKSHIAKAEFKNEKTVDSLEHSSFNIVK; encoded by the exons ATGTCTGAGGAAGACCTGGTTTCAGTGGACTATGAAATCTTTGGCAGAGTACAGGGTGTGTTTTTCCGTAAATACACTCAA GCAGAGGGGAGGAAGCTCGGCCTGGTTGGATGGGTCCAGAACACGCGCGCAGGAAGTGTTCAGGGGCAGCTGCAGGGGCCACGCGGCAAGGTGAAACAAATGCAGGAATGGTTGAAATCCACTGGGAGCCCCAAGTCACACATAGCCAAGGCGGAGTTCAAGAATGAAAAGACTGTTGACAGCCTAGAACACTCCTCTTTTAATATAGTGAAATAA
- the LOC122783264 gene encoding C-type lectin domain family 6 member A-like, whose amino-acid sequence MLRGSWGRNMDNSEMISNEGNNTDGMSFPYNVRNKGAVQTFRVGSRSLPLYPSVILCLGLLNVILLLTAIAIGIYCGKVNQESEPHNHKTAQGLLIEVNELQRAQGEAVNDKEVSEQALEQERRNTKQLELHLTHNKTNSDRLQRQLEVLHVEKATILANASESKKSCGRCLPGWILRNTTCYFYSTSSSLPKRNWMESRADCISRGADLVVIDSWEEQVILFESLQKLSPAARVQRIWIGLTDHHEEGTWLWVNNATVLDGGYWMEKQNPGNSTDCGAFMRTYEDDPRRSWFDESCQEKRAWLCEI is encoded by the exons ATGCTGAGGGGGTCCTGGGGACGAAACATGGATAATTctgaaatgatttcaaatgaaGGCAACAACACAGATGGAATGTCTTTTCCTTATAATGTGAGAAACAAAG GAGCTGTGCAAACATTCAGAGTCGGGTCCAGAAGTCTTCCACTTTATCCGTCAGTTATCCTGTGTTTAGGATTGCTGAATGTGATTCTGCTGTTAACTGCCATTGCTATTGGGATTTACT GTGGCAAAGTCAATCAAGAATCGGAACCCCACAACCACAAAACAGCACAAGGACTACTTATAGAGGTGAATGAACTTCAGAGAGCTCAAGGTGAAGCTGTGAACGATAAAGAAGTGTCTGAACAAGCACTAGAGCAAGAACGTAGGAACACCAAGCAACTTGAGCTGCAtttaacacacaacaaaaccaaCAGTGACCGCCTTCAGAGGCAACTTGAGGTGCTACATGTGGAGAAGGCAACAATTCTGGCCAATGCCTCGGAGTCCA aaaaaagctGCGGGCGATGCCTTCCTGGGTGGATATTACGTAACACCACATGCTACTTCTATTCTACATCAAGCTCCCTTCCAAAAAGAAATTGGATGGAGAGTAGAGCGGACTGTATCAGTCGTGGTGCCGATCTTGTTGTGATTGATAGCTGGGAGGAGCAG GTAATTCTCTTTGAGTCCCTACAAAAACTTTCTCCAGCTGCACGGGTTCAGAGAATTTGGATTGGCCTCACAGATCATCATGAAGAAGGCACATGGTTGTGGGTAAATAATGCGACAGTGCTGGATGGAGG GTATTGGATGGAAAAACAGAACCCTGGAAACAGTACGGACTGTGGAGCATTCATGAGGACTTATGAGGACGATCCAAGAAGGTCATGGTTTGATGAATCGTGCCAAGAGAAAAGGGCATGGTTATGTGAAATTTGA